In Anoplopoma fimbria isolate UVic2021 breed Golden Eagle Sablefish chromosome 15, Afim_UVic_2022, whole genome shotgun sequence, the genomic window TGATACTCTTTAAACTGTACTACAATAGACCGGCTTACTGGGTAAACTGTAATGTATTTTGCGTTTAAGTTGCATGAAATGGAGAGGCGTGTTTGTGCGCATACTAGTTGCATGTCCGCAAAGCGACACGACGCGAATAACCCTGTGTTGAGCGTGCAGGTCTGGGTACCATGGTTACccgtttattttatttattttatttttttgtatattggCAAGCTTTTGAAATACATTGATTgataatttaaattaatgtattaatcattaaaatgacagaacatttaaaaaaaaaaagaaaaaaaaaaagcacattacaATTCCCCAGAGCTCAAGTGGAGGTCTTTAAATTGCTTGTCTTGTCCAAATCAACAACAGCATGTCAATAGCAAATTAAGAACTATAGATGAATAACTCTCTTTGTCAATAAACAATTGATGATTAGGTcgacaaaatgtaattaaatagtgaaaatgtccatcacagttTCCCAAATCCCATGGTGACACATCTAAAGCGacagatattcaatttacaatgaaGTTATTCATtctaaatatattcacattGGAGAGGCTGGAGCCAGGGATTTTTTGACATCAATGAAAAATCTATTATCAAAAttgttagaaaaataaattctgtcaATCAATTCATTGGCTAATCATTTCTGAGCTATTTAAGAAGTTTTTCAGCTgttcaatttaataaaatgtatagaaaacaaataattggATAATGTGAACTTTTCCAAGTAATGTTGAGTTTactgtcattgtgtgtgtgtgtgtgtgtgtgtgtgtgtgtgtgtgtgtgtgtgtgtgtgtgtgtgtgtgtgtgtgtgtgtgtgtgtgtgtgttgtgtgtttctcatTGAAAGTTTTggcagaaaatattttttccctccACCTGCTTATTGTCAATCATGGATCATGAATCATATATCATATTCaatcacattttattatgttatgttaaattTGTGTTGGAATTGTatagtcaaaataaaacaaaactatgaaATAACAAAATTGTGGTCAATTAACTTTCCATTGATAGACAAATAGATGAACTCCTGAAGCATTTCAGCGCtaactaaaacaaaacagctttttgtgTTTACAGGAATAGACAAtctttcttagtttttgttcgTGTCACAAGTCAGAGAAATATGCCAAAGTTGGAGACCTTGCTAGCAGATGGTCTCAGATCAGAGTTAATgcttcagcagcagctgaaggCCCTGAGTGAGGCCATcaggcagcagctgcaggagacGGAAACAAGACAGGAACAGGAGCTTGAGAGGAGGATTCATCTGAACTCTCTACTGTCAACAGATGTAGACCGAGGGTCCGGTGatcaaaatgaaccaaaacaacagGCCAAGTAAGTTTCTGCTTATGTCTTTAATGTTTGGTCATAAGTATAACATATCTATTTTCTTAAAgatctgtattgttttttaagaCCTGTAGGAATGAGGAGATCCACCTCTACATCTGCCTTGACCTCAGACAAAAAGACTTTGCACCGTCCCGGACAGTCAGAGAGCCCCACAGTATCTTCTCCAGACTGGGTATCTTCAAAGTGCAACAATTGTTCAGTCAGAGCTTCCATGCTTACTCCTGCCAGGACTCAACAATGTGAGCAGCTTGCTTTATCTAAGACGACCCAGATGAtcaaagaggaggaggctgaggcTGAATGTCAGAGGAAGTTCTGCGCTCACCCGGTGCCGAGCCACATCATTCAGCCCCTCTATCAGGACATGATGGAactgagagaaaaggagaggaagcaGGGGCATGAGCAGAGAAGGGACTTCTTGCTCTCCATTCAAAGACCTTTTAATTTCCaggagagggaaaagaagaaaagggagaagcTGATAACAATGTTAAACAAAGTCTCgcacaaaaaaaaggctgctACCGTTAAGAAACCTCCTCAAAAAGAGGTTAAAGACTTGTCAGATTCTGAGCTAAAAGGTGGGTTTCCTTTTCTGATGGAAAGATGCTGGCAAGTGTTTGGTATGATAGTTGGAATTGATGTGaaaatacagagagacagactctTTGTATCATAACTGTGTGTCATTTCACAGACTGCCAATGGTTCCcacttttattttgcttgtaACCCAGTATGACCTGGCTTTTCTTACTTGTGACCCCTATCATAAGTTACACATGTCAGTGAGTTGAGAGCAGTTCTACCAAAGAGTGACGTTTCCCTCTCAGATTGTTCCTTCTTTAAAGTTCTGCCCAAATAGTGACACAAAATATGGAGAACAAACATGACtcttaaaagtaaaatgtatttattttaggaagCTAAATTAATTGGGCAGTCAGTTCATTAGTGATGTGTGTGGTGTATggatgtgtgaatgtgaacaggtgaggaaaaagaggaggaaaaagagactGACTTCTCAGGCACACGATAAGCAGTCACACCAACCAAGGTTTCAGTCATCACTATAATGACAGACCCCTCAGATCGCGAAATTTGTCTTGATGCCTGAAGGGCATCACAATAGGTACAGCTTGCTTGTATTTCACTAGAAAAAGttgaagaaatgtaaaaaaaaaaaaaagaatttgtgTCTtacaaatatttcctttttcttatttccGGACTTGTTAATCATCCCCAAACGCTTCAGATTTTTCTATGGCGTCTATAGGGGTCCTGACACATTGGGAACCACTGGTAGTCagtcaatataaaatatgtactGATTTTCATAGTAGCTTCTGTGCTATAGAAACAAGACTTCCAATACATTATGTTATTAAATGATTTTTCCTGTTATGATCCTGAAATCCATAGTTCAATTTGATACAATCGTTGTGTgccttgtgttatttttttttaatcttagtAACATTCAGCTTTAATGGTATTTAAAACTAAATGCAACAGTGTACCCGATCATTTTAGACCAATTCAATTTTGGCTTCTCAGTGGCAAGGGTTAAAAGCAGTGCTTTGTTCTGTAAGTGCAATGAAATTGATAGTACTTCCATGTATACAGTACGTCTGATACACTTTATGCAGTGACATGAATTCATATTTAACATCACCTTATTGTAATTTTGTCCAGACCAGGAGCTTTGCAGTCAAGTCCCCACTCAGACAACAGTGAGACATGAGAATCCTACTGTGTCTGGCAGCCCAACACTTCGTGCTGCTGAACGCACCAGGAAGAAAAAGTTGGGCTTCCTGGATGAGAAGCCCAGCTTCCAGCCAAAAATCATCCACCAGGTTCCTGATTTCAATAGGCTGCACAAAGCCCTGCAGACAGAGGCGCTGAGGAAATCACAGAgcaaaaatgtgataaaatgtcAGCCTTTCTGTCTGAGGACGTCAGCTCTTCCTGCAAGGCAACGTAGGATGAGCCCTGAAAACTCACAGGTAAAACCTTTTATTTAGCACACAcctgtttgtttactttaataatatgtaaaaatgcTGATAttatgcattcattcattttgatagttttttttatgtatttcaataATCCCCTGCCTCAGCATGGTAGGAATTAATTAACAACTTCCGCTAAAATATTACATCAATAAAATGTGAGAATAAGTCAGTCAGTGTCTCTAGAGGAATTACATAAAAAGAGATCCAGGACTCTAAAGCACCAGGCCCAGATGGCTTGCttcacattttagttttacattACTAAGTTGATGCATGGCTTTAGAGACATCCACCCACCACTTTGTCAATTAAATACCTTTCTCTTTGCTTAAGGCTGATAGGAAACCACTAGCCTTCCTTAAAGCCTTGAATGTTCATCAAACAGTGTTGATTACCTAAAATCTTGCTTGTTTTAAAAGGTCCATATCACTATGATTGCACCGCATGTACAATAACTGGCATAATTATGATATTTACCCTGCAGTCTTTACAACACTCTATCGTGTTTTCCTGTCGTCCCTCAACACTCAAAGGTTAACCTCAAATGTGACAAAGGACTATGACCTtgtcacatttgtgtttctattttGTGTCCTTTGGAGTAATTTACTTGATGGTTAGAGATTTATTGTATGGGTTAGGTTCTTGTGTGGCCTATGTGTTCAGACCAGTCCCCCTCAGTTGTGGATCTCTTAAGCTATTTAAAATATGTACTATGGGCCATCTTTAGAGAGGGAATAGTCCTCTCCCTTCAACAGTTATATTTCAAACTTTCAAACCCCATCATTTATCAAGTTCAACTCAAGCCCCATTTGGACAGCGCCTGATATTTTCCTCATTTCAAGCAGGAATATAGTCCTTTTCATTTCACACCACCAGCCCTATATATGTCCATAGAACATTTGGTTGGTGAACGATTCACACGAAGGCATTACAGAGCAGCATAATTATAACAGTAATTAAATACGAATAACAGTAATTCACTCTAATCCAAAGTGGTAGAATGAACTTTGTGATCAGTGAAAGTTCCTTCCTGTCTtccattcatatattttttggcTTTGcccaaaaatatacaattacCAGAGATATATTTTATGAACCATGTCAGACATTTCTGGGTAGATTCATCTGATTTAACTTAtcctatatatagatatatcaaGCCTTGTTGCTAAAGGTGTGCTACGTAAAGAAGCTACTGTAGATGAGCAGTTACAATATTTGTAGTTGATAGTATTACATAGTTGTACAAAATGCCTCATAGTTAAATAATGTATGACTACAGAAACGCATTCATACTGTGTGGTTtctctggaaaacaaacaaaacaaacaaaaacatgattctATGAGTAATCTCATAGACATTAATATTGAACTGAGTAGTCCTTAATCTTTgtcctttttatcttttttctgtGAATGTTGATGAAGTTTTGTGTATTGATTGGTCTTACAG contains:
- the fam161b gene encoding protein FAM161B isoform X2; protein product: MPKLETLLADGLRSELMLQQQLKALSEAIRQQLQETETRQEQELERRIHLNSLLSTDVDRGSGDQNEPKQQAKPVGMRRSTSTSALTSDKKTLHRPGQSESPTVSSPDWVSSKCNNCSVRASMLTPARTQQCEQLALSKTTQMIKEEEAEAECQRKFCAHPVPSHIIQPLYQDMMELREKERKQGHEQRRDFLLSIQRPFNFQEREKKKREKLITMLNKVSHKKKAATVKKPPQKEVKDLSDSELKDQELCSQVPTQTTVRHENPTVSGSPTLRAAERTRKKKLGFLDEKPSFQPKIIHQVPDFNRLHKALQTEALRKSQSKNVIKCQPFCLRTSALPARQRRMSPENSQVPKISNLSRSKSLGTLTSLSADTLPTFITDAARKRCMAIRKSMEIRDSKNQESADWLRKYQMKSQAMKKTVSLHARLLDPHSSLKAVFNDKLQHHREADQQRMREYMRELRDMKARVGERPFLFEQVKQKNAKARAEQTYRDKLKTAGLKELFVEENGEAFEGTSSSFSSEEDTDKNHSTENHICSREENVADGEKIEDVEEKSVKSKGEEMP
- the fam161b gene encoding protein FAM161B isoform X1 is translated as MRSETFCVYRNRQSFLVFVRVTSQRNMPKLETLLADGLRSELMLQQQLKALSEAIRQQLQETETRQEQELERRIHLNSLLSTDVDRGSGDQNEPKQQAKPVGMRRSTSTSALTSDKKTLHRPGQSESPTVSSPDWVSSKCNNCSVRASMLTPARTQQCEQLALSKTTQMIKEEEAEAECQRKFCAHPVPSHIIQPLYQDMMELREKERKQGHEQRRDFLLSIQRPFNFQEREKKKREKLITMLNKVSHKKKAATVKKPPQKEVKDLSDSELKDQELCSQVPTQTTVRHENPTVSGSPTLRAAERTRKKKLGFLDEKPSFQPKIIHQVPDFNRLHKALQTEALRKSQSKNVIKCQPFCLRTSALPARQRRMSPENSQVPKISNLSRSKSLGTLTSLSADTLPTFITDAARKRCMAIRKSMEIRDSKNQESADWLRKYQMKSQAMKKTVSLHARLLDPHSSLKAVFNDKLQHHREADQQRMREYMRELRDMKARVGERPFLFEQVKQKNAKARAEQTYRDKLKTAGLKELFVEENGEAFEGTSSSFSSEEDTDKNHSTENHICSREENVADGEKIEDVEEKSVKSKGEEMP
- the fam161b gene encoding protein FAM161B isoform X3, producing the protein MRSENVDRGSGDQNEPKQQAKPVGMRRSTSTSALTSDKKTLHRPGQSESPTVSSPDWVSSKCNNCSVRASMLTPARTQQCEQLALSKTTQMIKEEEAEAECQRKFCAHPVPSHIIQPLYQDMMELREKERKQGHEQRRDFLLSIQRPFNFQEREKKKREKLITMLNKVSHKKKAATVKKPPQKEVKDLSDSELKDQELCSQVPTQTTVRHENPTVSGSPTLRAAERTRKKKLGFLDEKPSFQPKIIHQVPDFNRLHKALQTEALRKSQSKNVIKCQPFCLRTSALPARQRRMSPENSQVPKISNLSRSKSLGTLTSLSADTLPTFITDAARKRCMAIRKSMEIRDSKNQESADWLRKYQMKSQAMKKTVSLHARLLDPHSSLKAVFNDKLQHHREADQQRMREYMRELRDMKARVGERPFLFEQVKQKNAKARAEQTYRDKLKTAGLKELFVEENGEAFEGTSSSFSSEEDTDKNHSTENHICSREENVADGEKIEDVEEKSVKSKGEEMP